From a region of the Thalassospira sp. TSL5-1 genome:
- a CDS encoding GGDEF domain-containing protein has product MTLSSYGAGSEGRNPAARQAIQAAQAYGRATPDGDGGGSSSSGQDHSADKRGPFGEGASGGSGGAGRDPVDAANLLGIPSDQITPAVERALSRLMSRVDTLVTQLETVQKHQQELARKSVQDPFTGLLSRPSFMQILENEIAVSPPPALPRCLLLCEIADLDTLSKTHGQSCKDAMIAQLAEFLRLYIQPPHQVGYLGCNDFAALLYNVDAAEGWRRTQAISDRLHRATYFWDGQPVEYRLVFGVYQIGPGESLTTVMGGVDRELRYSLARIQGTSSPE; this is encoded by the coding sequence ATGACACTGTCATCCTACGGTGCCGGTTCCGAAGGAAGGAACCCCGCCGCAAGACAGGCCATTCAGGCCGCCCAGGCATATGGTCGTGCCACGCCCGATGGCGATGGTGGTGGTTCGTCGTCCTCTGGTCAGGATCATTCTGCTGATAAGCGGGGCCCTTTTGGCGAGGGGGCGTCTGGTGGCTCTGGTGGTGCTGGTCGTGATCCGGTGGATGCGGCCAATCTTTTGGGAATACCCTCCGATCAGATAACACCAGCGGTGGAACGGGCCCTTTCGCGCCTGATGTCGCGGGTGGATACGCTGGTCACACAGCTTGAAACCGTGCAGAAACACCAGCAGGAACTGGCGCGTAAATCGGTGCAGGACCCGTTTACCGGCCTGCTGTCGCGGCCGTCTTTCATGCAAATTCTGGAAAATGAAATTGCGGTGTCACCGCCGCCTGCATTGCCCCGTTGTCTTTTGCTGTGCGAAATTGCCGATCTTGATACCCTTTCCAAGACACACGGGCAGTCCTGCAAGGACGCGATGATTGCGCAGCTGGCCGAATTTTTACGGTTATATATCCAGCCGCCCCATCAGGTGGGTTATCTGGGCTGCAACGATTTTGCAGCCCTGCTGTATAATGTGGATGCTGCCGAAGGCTGGCGTCGCACCCAGGCGATCAGCGACCGGCTGCATCGGGCAACCTATTTCTGGGATGGTCAGCCGGTTGAATACCGGCTGGTTTTTGGGGTCTATCAAATTGGTCCCGGGGAATCCCTGACCACGGTGATGGGTGGGGTTGACCGCGAATTGCGCTATTCACTGGCGCGTATACAAGGCACATCCAGCCCGGAATAA
- a CDS encoding YdcH family protein, protein MDEINQIEIEKKLATLREEHRDLDIAIAEMASNPRHDQLRLVRLKKRKLALKDEIRYAESQILPDIIA, encoded by the coding sequence ATGGACGAAATCAATCAGATCGAGATTGAAAAAAAATTGGCTACTCTGCGCGAGGAACACCGCGACCTGGACATCGCGATTGCCGAAATGGCAAGTAATCCGCGCCACGATCAATTGCGCCTTGTCCGCCTAAAAAAACGCAAACTGGCCCTAAAGGACGAGATTCGCTATGCCGAGTCGCAAATCCTGCCCGATATTATTGCCTGA